A segment of the Triticum urartu cultivar G1812 chromosome 1, Tu2.1, whole genome shotgun sequence genome:
CCATGGGCCGTTTTCGATCGCCTTCCTCTTCCCCGACTCCTGGCGGAATGTGAATAGGAACTTATCGCAGCTTTAGTACAACTTTATCGATCCATATTAGTATATTACTTCTACGAAAACCAGGTTGAGGTTTCCGCTAGAGCGCACACACAAAAAACATTGCTCGACCATTATTTACTTACCGGTCCAAAGACTTACGACTTTCTTTTGGGATGCAACCAAACCTTGCCTGAAAATAAAAAATATGGGCATTTTCCAAAAATGTAATTTATGCGAATGAGGCATTGCTAGAGAGGGGAGGTACAATCTCACGGTTGCCGTGTCAAATTATCGACCTCCCGCACAGGAGCGGGTGAGCGGGACTGGCCCATTAACACTAGAAGCTGTAGCATAAATTACAATGTGACGATATAATAAAGCTTTGCATGTTTGTCTAAACAAAAGTTGTGACAGAATAGCGAGCAGTTAGATATTTTTCCTACTGCAATTATTTGGGGTATCGGCTGTTTTTTTATTTGGCTTTCCAAAAACACCACGAAAATTTTATTAAATATAACAAGTGAActaatttttgaagttttgagttttttttgaaaatcttatttttttaattcctaaTTTTTTAACATGGTTTGTTTTGAAAATCTTGAACATTTTTGAAATACACAATTGTTTAAAAATGTAATTTTTAAATTTCTAAcagtttttttagaaaaacacgaacattttttaaaaacgAAAAAATATAGAAAACTAACAGATTTGAAAATTCGAATATATTTTCTAAAGACTTTTTTTAAAGATGAGCACTTTTTGCAAGGGAAAAGAGAACCTGACAAAACCGGCAGAGAAAAACAAccgaagaaagaaaaaaaaccaaCACAGAATGTTTTAGAATgctaaatgggccggcccaagtcCGCGTCATGCGTCAAATAGGGTATTCCGCTAGAGAGGAACTGAATTTtgtgtttttattatttttctgaCCCGGTGGACCATTTCTGGTGGGCCCAGCTCCCGACTCTTTCTCTCAACGGCTACACGAATCCGTGGCTTCAATTCCGGGATTACGACGGCAATTAGTGATCAAGCATCGGCTCACGAACTACCATCAGGCTGCTAGTCGTTGCGTGGGGATTATCTCATCTCCACGCTCAGCACAAGAAGCAAAATTTCCCAACAGGCTCAAACGCCACTTACAGGCAGGAGGCAGCAAAGGTCAGGTCAGTCAGTGCCTATCATTTCTCCTCTTGGACAACTCTGTAGCCTGTACAATTTGCTGCGCCAATTTGGGAGCAGATATCTGCTGGCCTCTATCAGAAGCGCGGCGACGATGCGCCTGTGCATCGATTAGGGGAGGCGAATCCACCGGTCACTGGCCTGATCCATATGGTTCCGTTCATAGTATGTGCTATCTGATGATCTGATGATCTGATGATCTGATCACCTTTTTAGTGCAGCTGGTCATGTAAAAATGCCACTCACACGTACTAGTACGTTAGTACTGCAGTCTTTGGGAATGCAAGGAGTATAGCAAGGTTTCTGCCCTCTCCTTGTCTGGGCAGCCAAATGCTCAACACTTGTCACCAGCTACAATGAGTAGCACACTTAAACTAACAAGAACCCCGCATCGCCCAACACATTGACAGTAGTACATTGTTCACACCTGTGGAAACCATTAGATTATATCCCATCACTACACTGTAAAGCACTAGAGAGTTGCTTTAGGCGTAAGCTTTCGTTATGGATGATCATCTCAAATCAGTGGTAATCCTCCCTTTCCTTCGGCGTCACAATCATTCATTCACCTTGCCTTTGCAGATCTCTCTACATCATCAGAGCAGATTGCCTGGCTACCATCCATTGCATAATTTGCATTGTGACCAACACATACACCAAAACACTTCCCTTTTTAACGAAGCACGCGGTACAGCACCGCGCATTTTCCATTCGCACATACCATAAGTGGCAATGATAAACCATGCCAAATTGCCATTACCTATTAGCAGGACCATCTCCCCTGTCTAATCCACATCAGTTCAGGCCTTGTTGGCCAGTCTTCAGAGATCAATTCCAGAAGAAGTATGCGAATCTGCCCCTTTTTCCGCAGTTTACTACTCTGCTCGAGCAGCAGAGATCCTGGATGAAGAAAGGTCGACCCAACCGGACGTCGAAACGAGGCGGTTTCAGGTGTATAATAAGTGCAAGATGGATCCTGTGGGGCTGGCAATCATAATACTAGATTACTCTTACTTACTGCTAATGCAGTGCGATCGCCGCTTGCGACTACCTTTTTTAGGTTGAGGTTGTGATATAAATACTTGAACCAATGCAGGTGTCACAACATCGGTGCATCCAGGGCTTCCTACTAAGGTAAGCCTTCCTTCTCTACAGCCCTTATCTTCAGGCTAAGTTTCATGTTCATTGCTTACTGCTACTACTATCACAGTTCTTCCTGGCCTTATTTTGCTTCTTGTAAAATTGGTACCTAAATCCTCTGAAGTATCCACCATTTAAACCAGGATTAGTCTCTGCTAATATTATTTTGTCGTTTAGCATATATATGATGTTTAGGCCACTGAGGCCAGTTCCAGTGTTAAGGTACTGCTCAAGGAAATGTTGCAAGTGTTAATCAGATAGATAACCATGTAGATTATCTCAACATTTTAGCATGGAAAAACAGATTGTCTCACCTGAAACTTGGCTCTCCAATAATTCTCTGCCTACAGTGTCAATTAGACAATGCTTTTTAATAATCTAATAATTGCAGCTGTTCTTTAGTGCCTGTTCTCTAGCAAATTGTCCGTAGCGAGAACGACTAATCGTTATACTGTTGGTAGGATCTTGATATCACATTTAGTGGACGACAAGAACTTGGCCCTGACTATAAATAGGCATGATCTTTGAGCTCTCATTACTCCATCCTCATTGATCAACCGGATTCTGCTAAATCTTTAGGTGGAGTCCGTTTTACGTGGGTGATAAGATGGAGCATTTCAGGAGAGGAGTTGAGTTTGGGACGGCCCCCTTCCAGAGATGCCACTCCTTGTCCTGTCAAATGGTGATGAAACTTTCCTGCTTGCTTCGTACTCTTCTCATAAGATAAACTTTTTTTAGCTCTATACAGTATATAATATGCATAGATGTGTGGCCTAATCCTATTATAATATAAATCATACAAATCTTAAGCACTGTTTGTATCTTTGGACAACTGCATCTTATGACAGGATTCAGAGAAAGGAACATCTTCTTTTTTTGTAGTCAGCATGGTGCACTAGATGTTTGAGCAACACTATTACTGCATCTCTATTTGCATGTTCTGATGTCTTAGCTAGTGACTAACCATCTCAGTGATCATGTGCTGAATGTCAAAGCAGGCAGAGAACACGCAGATCGATGCGCAGAAGGCGGGCATCCGTCGCAAGGAAAAGTCGTCGATGCGACCCCTGAAAGGCGAAGAGATGCCCGTGATCCCTGAGCAGGCGATGGAGTTCCTCTCTCGGACATGGAACCCCTCCTCCTCGGATCTCTTTCAAATACTCACTCCCAGTGTATGTTTACATGGACCACACCTCCCATTCCATTAAACAACAGAGGCGGCTAACGTTGATAATCTAGCATGAGGTCGTTTCATTATACTTTGCAACTCACTGGGACACAGTGCATTCGTATTACTCGGTGCGCGTGCTCTCTTTTCATAAGATCCAGAAAATTTCTAAAAGATGGTTACTGCCGAAAAACTGACGGTTGTAGTAATATATTAGCATGTACAACCTCCGTCGGGAATTAACTGTCGCTGAACTGAGTGCTCATTTCAGCGACGGTTAATTCCAGACTGAGGGAGTACTACTTTCTATTGCATTTCTCATGTGTAGATTATGAATGTTCATTAAAATACCACCTTCTGACTGCTGGGTTTTCTCTTCTACCAAACAGTGCCTAGGAGCATCAGCACAAGACCACCATGGAGAAGGCGAGACAAAGGAAGACGAAGACGGAGAGAAAGAGCTCGATGCGATTCGAGTCGATGGCGGTAAAAGCCAATTGTTCAATCAGATTCAGACGTGGGTGAGTTTTTGCTGACCTTTAATGGCAGTTGAAAAGACATCTTATGATCTTCCCTGTGATGGTCAATTTAACTTTTCTTGGTTTATTTATCTGACAGAGAGTTCTGGCCAGTGGGAAGCCTGGCTCCAAGCAGCGCAAGACTAAGCTGAACCAGCCTATATGGGTAAGGACAACAGCACAAGGAATTAATTAAGCACAAGGACAACACTAACATGGCCGCATAGTAGTATAACAAACAGCCAAATAGTGTAGATTGTACACTGTATCAACACTGCCAAACAGTGTAGGATATTAGGATGTACGCACGCCGTGCCGCCTCTGATCTTTCTTACTTGTCGTTTTAGAGATCGGTACAGTTAGACCGTCCTTAACAAGCACTGTCGTTTCTTAATTGTGCAAGAAAAAAGGACACTTGAATTAATAAGCAGAAAAAGGAAGGGTATAGTACTCCAGCTGGTTAAGTGCAGAGCAGTGAAGTGATACTGTGATAGTACGTTACTCAGTTAGCATATTGTCGGATTTGACAACAGTGGATGCTTTGGCAGCTGAACGTTGGGCAGATGAAGGCGCTCCTGCGCGGCTACTTCCTGGACAACGTCTCCATCACggggagccggaggcggcggcggcgggacgaGCTCCGGCTGCACTCGGCGCAGGCCCACGCGGCCGTCTCGGTGGCCCAGCTCGCCGCGGCCATCGCCGGCGTCGTGTCGGCGTGCGACCTGCGGGGGGACAAGAAGATGGGCGCGGTGCTCGCGTCGGCCGCCGCGCTGGTGGCCACCGTCTGCGCGGAAGCCGCCGAGTCCGCCGGCGCCAACCGGCCCCGCGTGACCTCCGCCGTGAAGACCGGCCTCGAGAGCCGCTCCCCCGCCGAGCTCCTCACGCTGACCGCCACCGCCGCGACGTGCCTCCGGGGCGCCGCCGCGCTGAAGCTCAGGGCCGCGGACGTCAGAGGGATCAGCACCGGCACCAATGGCAACGTCAACGCCAACGCCAACGCGATGGCCATGAGCATCAGCGCCAACATCCAGAAAGGCATCGCCCTCAGGGTCTGCCTACCCTGCGGTAAGAGCATGCAGTATTGACACGTCTCGGCCGGGCGCCATTGCTGTAAATGTGATCGATCGACTGGGAACTACAGACCTAACAAGTTAAGACCCGCCATTGGTTTGCAGGAAAGGTACGGGTGAGGACGGTGTCCGTCTTCccccggcgaggcggcggcgcggtggcgctCAGGCTGGGGAGGAAGCGGCTGCGCGGGGCCTTCGCCACCTACGACGACCGTAAGATACTACTAAGATATTAATTTTCTACCATGATTACGACGACGCAAGCATCATCGATCATCACGACGCATCCGCACCACACAAACGCGCAGCCCGTCCCTTTAAACTGTCTCTACTTTGAAAAAGCAGCATGTGATGCTCGTCGTCGTCTTGTTGTTGCCTCGCCATGCACGCATAAGTCATGACCGCACCACGCGCGCTCGCCGTCGTCTTCCCCTCGCTCCACCTGCGCGCACGCGCCGCTTGTCGCCTCGCACCGTACGGCCCCCTACACGCAGAACCTGAAATGTTCCCCTCCAGGATAGCTAGGTCTTGTCTCGTCGTCGCCATGCATGGATTTTGCGTGGTCCAGCCGTGGCGGCACGTCGCGCTCCGGACTCCGGCCACTTGCACACACACTGAGACATCGGCAAGTCGACGACGATTCGTCTCCTCTACGTGTCCGGCTGCCTTACTGACGTGATTTCTTTCTCTGTGGCGCGTTTTGTCGTGGTCCAGACGAGCTACTCGGGGTGTCGAcggggggcggcggcgaggcggtggTCGACGGCCGGAGGTGCTTCGCGGTGGCCCTGAGCACGTCGGCCGGGACGGTGCAGCTGCTGCTGGAGGACCAGACGCACTGCAAGGTCTGGAAGGCCGCCATCGAAGGCATGCTGTCCGATGCAAACCTCAAGCATGCGAAGTGATCGTTTTTTTTCTCTTAGAAAAGCATGCAAAGTAATTTGTAGATTCTGCTTGGTGTACAATTTTTGCATGTGAGTACTAAAGATGCTAAGCTATATGTAAACATTATAAATATGATCAATAAAATGACTAGCTCTGTGGATTTGTTTAGTTGAGATTTGTTTAGTCTCCTGTGGCCTCAGGATCATGGACGCACAGTGGATCCCGGCCCTTGTCTGCCGGAGGGCTCTGTTTTTAATGTCTTTTTGAGTTTttttagggtttgtgtcctgctcagAGAGGTCAGGCGACGGTGGCTCTCTGAAGATGGAATGAGATTTTCCCCGTCTAGCCCCTATCCCAGTGGTGCTTCTAGCCCCCGTCCCCGCGGTGCTTCTAATATCGTCGGAGGTCGTATGAAGACTTGTCTACGGATCTCGCGGGAAGTCGCCATTTTGTCTTCGGTGGATGCATGTGGATCCGGTCTGCGTTCGCATGTCTACAGGTTTAATCCTTTTAATCTACGCTTCTTTTCATCGACGGTGGTTGTTGTTCTGGTGTGCTAATCTTTTGATGTTTTCGACTGTCTACTATAACAAGGTTTGCCTAGCTTCGGTGAGGGAGGGGCGCCTTCGGCTCGCTgtagtgcttgtagtcgtcgttTGGTGGTCGGCGAAGCTAGATATGTAATTTTTACTTTTGATGTTCTTTGTACTACCTTAAAAATTGATGAATACATCAAAAAAAATTCTGTAAAAAAAGATATCCTAATTAAGGGCGTTACAGGAAATCATGAAAAAAAATACAATTCTTCTTGGTGTACAATTTTTTTCACGCGAGTGTTTGAAGCtgctaagagcatctctagcaaaGGCCCTAGACTTAATCCCTCAAACTCTCTTCCTATCCCAACGAGTCAAATATTAAGAAAACTTTTACTCGGCTAGCAGATTCCCTATAGTTTGACCTCCCAAAAATTTTGGTTTGCCAATTCTTCCAAACCTTTGGTCAAACAATTGAAACATAATCATCATATTTTCCAAGCAAACATAAACAATTCAAATACACCATATCTTAATTGAACTAGGGCATATAAAGTTCATCCAATCCATCAAACGCAGCCATAGTTTGTGCCAAAAGGCACCGAATGAACAAGTTCGTTCCAAAAGAACCACCAACACATGGTGGACTTAAAGTTGTCGTAGCATGGGCCTCATGCAATCCCATCATCCACATCGACACCATCATAGTCACTGCCTCCATCGCCAACACCACCATTCTTCTTGGTTTGCTTTGCAATTTTTCACCATCCAATCAGACATAAGGAGTGGATGGGTTCTCTACCAGCTCATCGTCATCAACAACATTAGTGTTGAGCGTTTGCATCTTCAATGATGTCTCATAGTTCCATCTTGTCCACTTTTCATGTCCATCAAGCTATGTGTAGCAATGATGCAAATAAAaggctgtaacgccccgagaccgatgtgccaggtgtccttcagttattcgctgttgttgccttgtcattgcttgcgtgtcatgcattgcatatcatgttatcatgtgcatttcatttgcatacatgttcgtctcatgcatccgagcatttttcccgttgtccgttttgcaatccggcgctcctatgttacctggtgtccctttctacctcttttcgtgtgcgggtgttaaacgtcttcggattggaccgagacttttcatgcggccttggtttactacccgtagaccgcctgtcaagtttcgtgccatttggacttcgtttgatactccaacggttaaccgagggactgaaaaggcctcgtgtgtgttgcagcccaacacccttccaaagtggcccaaaacccacaaaaacaccctccatcatctcggtcgttcgatcacgatcgtgtggccgaaaaccgcacctcatttggactctcctaactccctctacctataaatatgtggcctccccTGAAAATTCCGCGGTACAAACCCTAGATCTCTCTTCTCCGTGCCGCCGGACAAATTTCTCctcgccggacatgtccgcctccATCTCCGCAGCCAACTACAACACGCCACGTCGTCTCTCTGCGCCtcccaccgcgccggcccgcccgagcccatcGGAGCCCGGCCGGTCTCCCGCGCGCTCGTGCCTCCATCGCCGGTGGCCTTCGCCTCCTCGCCGGAGTACCCGCCTGCGCCGCTGTCGCCTTGCGGCCCCCGCTGCCTTTCTCCTCACCGCCGGCGACTCGTGCCGCCCTACCGGATCCCCCCAGGCTCGGATCTGACGCTAGGCGCCACATCGGACCCTGGCACAGTCGCCGGAGTTCTCTCCCGACCTTGCCGACGTGCTAGCTCGCCGGAGCGTCGTCTGTGCCCCGATCCGGCCGCCCACTGCCGGATCTGGCCACTGGCAACCCATTTCCAACCTCGCCATCCTCGCCAGGTCCCACCGCCGACACCTCCCCTCGCCGGTTTTCCTCCTGACGCCGCCGTGACCGCCCTGCCCGTGCGAGTGCACGAGGAGGAGGACAACCTCCCTCTGCGTGGGCTGCGGCAACCACCCGGCCCAGCTCCATCTCTCTCCGGCCCAAGGCCACGCGGGTGAGAAGCCCTGCTACCCGCCGCCCTGAGCGTTGTATTTCTAAAACGCGCTCATTTGTTTTTTTCGAAACGCCTAAGACCTTTTCCATCTTATCACATGCCCATATTCATCGCATCATAAATccctcatcgtagctccgatttgcgcgtgtagcatatcaaaatgttcgtcttgacgagtacatcattttatctcattgcatcattttcatttgagctcatcttgatgcccgaattgtcgttggaagagggctatgtgagtaatttgtcagatctgtttcagcaaatggcattttgtcatttttgccatgattaatgtgtgcatgctatgatcctgagctctacatgtgttttgttatatgctatgccatctttacagaggtgcttgccatgtatttttgtgatatttgtggtgacttgaacaagcatgcaaagtagcgtaatcggtaatactgatttcagggacttagaatttcaccaagcccttgttctgtttttgtcgttatgccatatgttcatgttgtttcctagtgatccgtgcct
Coding sequences within it:
- the LOC125534131 gene encoding VAN3-binding protein-like, whose protein sequence is MQVSQHRCIQGFLLRWSPFYVGDKMEHFRRGVEFGTAPFQRCHSLSCQMAENTQIDAQKAGIRRKEKSSMRPLKGEEMPVIPEQAMEFLSRTWNPSSSDLFQILTPSCLGASAQDHHGEGETKEDEDGEKELDAIRVDGGKSQLFNQIQTWRVLASGKPGSKQRKTKLNQPIWLNVGQMKALLRGYFLDNVSITGSRRRRRRDELRLHSAQAHAAVSVAQLAAAIAGVVSACDLRGDKKMGAVLASAAALVATVCAEAAESAGANRPRVTSAVKTGLESRSPAELLTLTATAATCLRGAAALKLRAADVRGISTGTNGNVNANANAMAMSISANIQKGIALRVCLPCGKVRVRTVSVFPRRGGGAVALRLGRKRLRGAFATYDDHELLGVSTGGGGEAVVDGRRCFAVALSTSAGTVQLLLEDQTHCKVWKAAIEGMLSDANLKHAK